A genomic window from Planococcus rifietoensis includes:
- a CDS encoding methyltransferase domain-containing protein, whose translation MSKILDACCGSRMFWFDKQHEGVTYMDKRELSDVLCDGRTLEVKPDIIADFRDMPFQDESFYMVVFDPPHLLKAGDDSWLAKKYGKLDPDNWQGDIAKGFDECMRVLKPNGTLIFKWNEEQVKLGQVLKAISAKPLIGNKRSKTHWLVFMK comes from the coding sequence ATGTCAAAGATATTAGATGCCTGTTGCGGAAGCAGAATGTTTTGGTTCGATAAACAGCATGAAGGTGTAACTTACATGGATAAGCGCGAATTAAGCGACGTTCTATGCGACGGCCGGACGTTGGAAGTAAAACCGGATATTATCGCTGATTTTCGCGATATGCCCTTTCAGGATGAAAGTTTCTACATGGTGGTATTCGACCCACCGCATCTGCTTAAAGCCGGTGATGATTCATGGTTGGCCAAGAAATACGGGAAGCTAGATCCAGACAATTGGCAAGGAGACATTGCAAAAGGATTCGATGAATGTATGCGAGTTCTCAAACCGAACGGCACACTTATTTTTAAGTGGAATGAAGAACAGGTAAAACTTGGCCAGGTGTTGAAAGCAATCAGCGCTAAACCGTTAATTGGAAATAAGCGCAGTAAAACTCACTGGCTTGTATTTATGAAATAG
- a CDS encoding ATP-binding protein, with protein MKKMDDILAELQERAQKMSLQPPNEIEQLGAVEYECDICKDTLIVFSHYDERPSVSYEVFKDCECKERKAWRKRFKSAAIPEEFTKVTLENYKQETEMQTLMLSMTEDYLTSFPANKKELQEKGMENFGLIATLGEQRIRSAESESRSALKTQHNSFGVGKTHLHIALSKRLIKLGFNVLIISDVEFTDDAMAAKRMNDDGETFSKLMHGVMNADILVWDDIGKAKPTEAKEMLYYNIINERYKKQMPIVFNSNEDRGTLADRIGYAAQSRLIGRCGNYLMDAEGEDWRFKR; from the coding sequence ATGAAAAAAATGGACGATATCCTGGCCGAACTTCAGGAAAGAGCGCAGAAGATGTCCTTGCAGCCGCCAAACGAGATCGAGCAGCTTGGGGCGGTTGAGTATGAGTGTGATATCTGCAAAGACACACTAATTGTCTTCAGCCATTACGACGAGCGCCCAAGTGTTAGCTACGAAGTCTTTAAGGATTGCGAATGTAAAGAACGGAAAGCTTGGAGAAAACGCTTTAAGAGCGCTGCTATTCCAGAAGAATTTACAAAAGTCACACTGGAGAACTATAAGCAGGAAACAGAAATGCAGACGCTTATGCTGAGCATGACGGAAGACTATCTTACATCCTTTCCAGCGAACAAAAAAGAATTGCAGGAAAAAGGTATGGAGAATTTCGGGTTGATTGCTACTCTCGGTGAACAGCGGATTCGTTCAGCAGAGTCCGAAAGTCGATCGGCGCTAAAAACCCAACACAATAGTTTCGGAGTTGGAAAAACACATCTGCATATCGCACTCAGCAAACGACTGATTAAACTCGGTTTTAACGTACTGATCATTTCAGACGTTGAATTCACCGATGATGCCATGGCTGCCAAACGCATGAACGATGACGGCGAGACATTCAGCAAGCTCATGCATGGCGTCATGAATGCAGACATCCTGGTATGGGATGACATTGGAAAAGCGAAACCCACAGAAGCCAAAGAAATGCTTTATTACAACATCATCAACGAACGTTATAAAAAACAAATGCCTATCGTGTTCAACAGCAACGAAGATCGCGGCACGCTTGCTGACAGAATTGGTTATGCAGCGCAAAGCCGGCTGATTGGAAGGTGCGGAAATTATCTCATGGATGCAGAAGGCGAAGACTGGAGGTTCAAAAGATAA
- a CDS encoding DnaD domain-containing protein produces the protein MSKYRQVQVGYWQDGFVLDLTPEEKYFYIYLMTNSKASQIGIYELPKRIIETETGYNRETVEKLLQRFVDYGKIDYNDDTKEIMLLNWARHNWNNSPKVVARVEEELRSVKHIPFASNYLDIANAIKADTVSIQYPYSTDSLCKQEIRDKEKDKDKEKEKEQHHQGPDLKPVVADAGKAFRFYEQNISHLVPHIAERISIMIDESSEELVHEALKRSVEANARNKMNFADAILKTWDAQRITTLAGVLAADETFERNKQDQHSASLKGDKRNEKNGRYPGRTSGKSAEDVLAAAKRDRAAWGG, from the coding sequence ATGAGCAAATATCGGCAAGTGCAAGTTGGTTATTGGCAAGATGGGTTTGTTTTGGATCTAACCCCAGAAGAAAAGTATTTCTATATATATTTGATGACCAACAGCAAGGCATCGCAAATCGGTATTTACGAGCTGCCAAAACGAATCATCGAAACAGAAACCGGCTATAACCGTGAGACGGTAGAAAAACTACTACAGCGGTTCGTTGATTACGGAAAGATTGATTATAACGATGATACAAAAGAAATTATGCTTCTTAACTGGGCTCGACATAATTGGAATAACAGTCCGAAAGTAGTTGCTCGAGTGGAAGAGGAATTACGCTCAGTCAAACACATTCCTTTCGCTTCAAATTATCTCGACATAGCAAATGCAATAAAAGCAGATACTGTATCGATACAGTATCCATACAGTACAGATAGTCTATGCAAACAAGAGATAAGAGATAAAGAGAAAGATAAGGATAAAGAAAAAGAAAAAGAACAACATCATCAAGGGCCAGATCTAAAACCGGTTGTTGCGGATGCTGGTAAAGCATTCCGTTTCTATGAACAAAACATCAGCCACTTAGTTCCCCATATTGCCGAACGAATTTCCATCATGATTGATGAATCATCTGAGGAGTTGGTTCATGAGGCATTGAAACGTTCGGTCGAAGCGAATGCGCGGAACAAGATGAATTTCGCAGACGCGATTCTAAAAACTTGGGATGCGCAGCGGATCACAACACTGGCTGGCGTATTGGCTGCTGACGAAACATTTGAGCGCAACAAACAAGACCAGCACTCAGCAAGTCTGAAGGGAGACAAACGTAATGAAAAAAATGGACGATATCCTGGCCGAACTTCAGGAAAGAGCGCAGAAGATGTCCTTGCAGCCGCCAAACGAGATCGAGCAGCTTGGGGCGGTTGA
- a CDS encoding recombinase RecT: MATNEAIKNQLANQNKNSVANKEVKPEQTLNALLKRMGPEIQRALPKHMDADRIARIALTAVRTTPKLLECDQTSFLAAIMQSAQLGVEPNTGLGQAYLIPYGKQVQFQLGYKGLIDLAVRSGQYKAIYAHEVYEDDEFEFSYGLVKDLVHKPAAIPTGEPIGYYAVYHLQNGGYDFVYWTRERIDHHAKKFSQAVQKGWTSPWKTNYDAMAKKTVLKEVLKYAPKSIELQKTVEADSTIKTELSQDMSDVIDVTDYTVMDDPETTEPEVTEQKKEEKPKKPSAHEQTLV; this comes from the coding sequence ATGGCAACAAATGAAGCAATCAAAAACCAATTAGCAAATCAGAACAAAAACAGCGTGGCGAACAAAGAAGTGAAGCCGGAACAAACACTGAATGCTCTACTCAAACGGATGGGCCCCGAGATTCAGCGTGCTCTTCCAAAGCATATGGATGCGGATCGCATCGCTCGTATCGCTTTAACAGCTGTTCGCACCACGCCAAAGCTTCTGGAATGTGACCAAACATCTTTCCTAGCAGCCATCATGCAATCAGCACAGCTCGGCGTGGAGCCAAACACAGGACTTGGGCAGGCTTACCTGATTCCTTATGGCAAGCAAGTGCAGTTCCAGTTGGGTTACAAGGGACTCATCGACTTAGCGGTGCGCAGCGGTCAATACAAAGCGATTTACGCCCATGAGGTTTATGAAGACGATGAGTTCGAATTCAGCTACGGCTTAGTCAAAGACTTGGTGCACAAGCCGGCCGCCATTCCTACTGGCGAACCAATCGGCTATTACGCGGTCTATCATCTGCAAAATGGCGGTTATGACTTTGTGTACTGGACGAGAGAACGCATTGATCATCACGCTAAGAAATTCTCGCAGGCTGTTCAAAAAGGCTGGACCAGCCCATGGAAAACCAACTACGACGCCATGGCCAAGAAGACGGTCTTAAAAGAAGTTCTGAAATACGCTCCGAAATCTATTGAGCTGCAGAAGACGGTCGAAGCTGATTCAACAATTAAGACTGAGCTAAGCCAAGATATGAGCGATGTGATTGATGTGACGGACTACACGGTCATGGATGATCCAGAAACCACTGAGCCGGAAGTGACGGAACAGAAGAAAGAAGAGAAGCCTAAAAAGCCAAGTGCACACGAACAAACTTTGGTTTAA
- a CDS encoding YqaJ viral recombinase family protein: MRALLLADTRDLSREDWLEQRKKGIGGSDVSAIAGLNKWKSPVGVYLDKTGQSTEEGTAGEAAYWGNVMEDIVAQEFSIRTGIRVRKRNAILQHPKHPFMLANVDRLIVGKEEGLECKTASEFLRGEWEDEEVPAAYLLQCQHYMAVTGYKAWHIAVLVGGNKFIHKKIERDEELIQYLIGIEEDFWVNHVLAEVPPVFDGSEASSNLLKALYPEEQPSSQIKLGKDVEQMLDAIDQLNEDLKICKTQKQEYENQIKAMMGENEKGFTLNRVVKWKSYQTNKLDAKSLKADHPKLYKQYTNTSTARRFTVQ; encoded by the coding sequence ATGCGAGCATTATTACTTGCTGATACGCGGGATCTAAGCCGCGAAGATTGGCTCGAGCAACGTAAGAAAGGCATTGGTGGCAGTGACGTTTCAGCCATTGCTGGATTGAACAAATGGAAGTCTCCTGTTGGAGTCTACCTTGATAAGACCGGTCAATCAACGGAAGAAGGCACGGCTGGCGAAGCCGCGTACTGGGGGAATGTCATGGAAGACATTGTCGCCCAAGAGTTCTCAATTCGTACAGGCATTCGAGTCCGAAAGCGCAACGCCATTCTGCAGCATCCCAAGCATCCTTTCATGCTGGCGAACGTTGACAGGCTGATTGTTGGGAAAGAAGAAGGGCTTGAATGCAAAACGGCTTCTGAGTTCCTGAGAGGCGAGTGGGAGGATGAAGAAGTCCCAGCTGCGTATTTACTCCAATGCCAGCACTACATGGCCGTAACAGGCTACAAAGCATGGCATATCGCAGTATTAGTAGGCGGCAATAAGTTCATCCATAAGAAAATCGAACGCGACGAAGAGTTGATCCAGTACCTCATTGGTATAGAAGAAGATTTCTGGGTTAATCATGTTCTGGCAGAAGTACCACCCGTCTTCGATGGTTCTGAGGCTTCAAGCAACTTACTGAAAGCCTTGTATCCCGAAGAGCAACCGAGCAGTCAAATTAAGCTTGGCAAAGACGTCGAGCAAATGTTAGATGCAATTGATCAACTCAATGAAGACTTGAAAATCTGCAAAACCCAAAAACAGGAATATGAGAATCAAATCAAGGCAATGATGGGCGAGAACGAAAAAGGCTTCACGCTCAATCGGGTAGTGAAATGGAAAAGCTATCAGACCAACAAACTTGATGCAAAGAGTCTGAAAGCCGATCACCCGAAATTATACAAACAATACACGAATACGTCGACCGCCCGTCGGTTCACGGTTCAATAG
- a CDS encoding YqaI family protein, producing MTHPDVERCMLTGYPVTDARFESSEISIEVENDHPIEDHFGSEIQTGDTWFEDKAGRVVLQDNMEDYLIEVVGAEFFKAIK from the coding sequence ATGACTCATCCAGACGTAGAACGCTGCATGCTGACAGGCTATCCAGTTACAGATGCACGCTTCGAGAGCTCGGAAATCTCTATCGAGGTCGAGAACGATCATCCGATTGAAGATCACTTCGGTTCGGAGATCCAAACAGGCGACACGTGGTTTGAAGACAAGGCAGGTCGCGTAGTGCTTCAAGACAACATGGAAGACTACTTAATCGAAGTCGTCGGCGCTGAATTCTTCAAGGCAATAAAATAG
- a CDS encoding helix-turn-helix domain-containing protein, which yields MTKNRLTQAMREMRGDETQQQMAMELNVSREAVTKYEGGARNIPQDIAQNLMAKHDNPRFALALRSQYTKTGPMWLDGPNVDLHRSAVREKTLEEIKEAYEAIKALSFAQPFQSLSSWHSPQIEKVLEEAVEAITSLEHLVVVVCEEASISYNETWHKHHIQLRSKGYLQ from the coding sequence ATGACAAAGAACCGATTAACACAAGCCATGCGCGAAATGCGCGGCGATGAAACACAGCAGCAAATGGCGATGGAGCTGAACGTATCACGAGAGGCTGTCACGAAGTATGAAGGCGGTGCTCGTAACATTCCGCAAGATATCGCCCAGAACCTGATGGCGAAACACGACAATCCACGCTTCGCACTCGCTTTAAGAAGTCAGTATACGAAAACCGGACCGATGTGGCTGGACGGCCCAAACGTGGATCTGCATCGCTCGGCGGTAAGGGAGAAGACGCTTGAAGAAATCAAAGAAGCTTACGAGGCAATCAAAGCGCTGAGTTTTGCGCAGCCATTCCAGAGCTTATCGTCATGGCACTCGCCACAAATCGAGAAGGTATTGGAAGAGGCGGTCGAGGCCATTACATCATTAGAGCATCTGGTCGTTGTGGTCTGTGAAGAAGCTTCTATCAGTTACAACGAAACCTGGCACAAGCACCACATTCAACTACGCTCGAAAGGTTATCTGCAATGA
- a CDS encoding phage antirepressor KilAC domain-containing protein encodes MNELIPTSQNDSGEITLSGRDLHEFLEVASRYDKWFDRMTEYGFEENIDYIAIGQKRPTAQGNMTFYTDHQIKLDMAKEIAMIQRSEKGKEARQYFLQIERFWSSPEMVIKRAMDFQQQKIVQLEAKVKADEKKVFLAEAIQVSENAVLIKDLATILSQRGLNMGQNRLFEVLREEGYLLNSKAYWNKPSQRSMNMKLFEIQTRLHTSSDGTTYTKYTPKVTGKGQLYFINKFLSERLAI; translated from the coding sequence ATGAACGAATTAATTCCCACATCGCAGAACGATTCTGGAGAGATTACTTTAAGCGGCCGCGATCTTCATGAGTTTTTAGAAGTTGCATCACGCTACGACAAGTGGTTCGACAGAATGACCGAATACGGTTTTGAAGAAAATATTGATTATATAGCTATTGGTCAAAAAAGACCGACAGCTCAAGGCAATATGACGTTCTATACCGACCACCAAATCAAACTCGACATGGCAAAAGAAATCGCTATGATCCAGCGCTCGGAAAAAGGAAAGGAAGCTCGTCAATATTTCCTTCAAATCGAAAGATTTTGGAGCAGTCCTGAAATGGTCATCAAACGCGCCATGGACTTTCAGCAGCAAAAAATAGTTCAACTCGAAGCGAAGGTCAAAGCAGACGAAAAGAAAGTGTTCTTGGCCGAAGCCATACAGGTTAGTGAAAACGCTGTGTTGATTAAGGATTTGGCAACGATATTAAGCCAGCGAGGATTGAACATGGGGCAGAACAGACTCTTCGAAGTACTGAGAGAAGAGGGTTACTTACTTAATAGTAAAGCCTACTGGAACAAGCCCTCTCAGAGATCGATGAATATGAAGCTGTTTGAAATTCAGACCCGATTGCACACATCAAGCGATGGCACCACTTACACCAAGTATACGCCTAAGGTGACCGGTAAAGGACAACTTTACTTCATCAACAAGTTCTTATCTGAAAGGTTGGCTATTTGA
- a CDS encoding KTSC domain-containing protein produces the protein MRMQAVNSSNLRAVGYDAVNSILRIEFKSGTYDYFGVPEHIYRGLMSAGSLGSYHAANIKNSFRYQRV, from the coding sequence ATGAGAATGCAAGCCGTTAATTCTAGCAACTTAAGAGCTGTTGGATACGACGCTGTGAATTCAATTTTGCGAATTGAATTTAAATCAGGAACTTATGATTATTTCGGTGTTCCTGAACATATCTATCGAGGTCTCATGTCTGCCGGTTCGCTGGGGAGCTACCATGCAGCAAACATAAAGAACTCTTTCAGATACCAACGTGTTTAA
- a CDS encoding BC1881 family protein, producing the protein MTKSTKQLTEELSERESVVSMNVDPYEEVVIIVGQKEKTFTGPAIIIINQD; encoded by the coding sequence TTGACAAAATCAACGAAGCAACTCACCGAAGAGTTATCTGAAAGAGAGTCAGTAGTTTCAATGAATGTGGATCCTTACGAGGAAGTAGTAATAATAGTGGGCCAGAAAGAAAAGACGTTCACTGGCCCAGCAATTATTATCATAAACCAGGATTAA
- a CDS encoding helix-turn-helix transcriptional regulator — MRKWLKHQRIELGITQEEAAKKSGIARTTYAMIEQGERDPSVAVAKNIAEALGFQWIIFFDNEVHEMRSKKRIAI, encoded by the coding sequence GTGAGAAAGTGGTTGAAACATCAACGCATTGAGTTAGGCATAACACAAGAGGAAGCTGCTAAAAAATCAGGGATTGCTCGTACTACTTACGCAATGATTGAACAAGGAGAACGCGATCCAAGCGTAGCGGTTGCTAAGAACATCGCTGAAGCACTTGGCTTCCAATGGATTATTTTTTTTGATAATGAAGTACACGAAATGCGTAGTAAAAAGCGAATAGCAATTTAA
- a CDS encoding helix-turn-helix domain-containing protein, with the protein MLSQRMKSLRSKKKLTQSELAKILGVARTTYAMYEQGQREPDYETLQKIADYFEVTVDYLLGREEKKTPSWSDEDEFDKWVNDPEVYKFYKEFNDSPEERRQALLAVWEILKKQK; encoded by the coding sequence TTGCTTAGTCAGCGAATGAAAAGTTTACGCAGCAAAAAGAAATTGACCCAGTCCGAATTAGCGAAAATATTGGGTGTGGCAAGAACAACGTATGCAATGTATGAACAGGGTCAACGGGAACCGGATTATGAAACTTTACAAAAAATCGCGGACTATTTCGAAGTAACAGTTGATTACCTCCTTGGTCGCGAAGAAAAGAAAACCCCGTCTTGGAGCGACGAGGATGAATTCGACAAATGGGTAAACGATCCAGAAGTTTATAAGTTCTACAAGGAATTTAATGACAGTCCAGAAGAACGCCGTCAAGCATTGCTAGCTGTATGGGAGATATTGAAGAAGCAAAAATAA
- a CDS encoding excalibur calcium-binding domain-containing protein gives MIEALVIFILFLLAIFLFVSFYEIILIIIGVLIFGWGLERNNNSAKNLISIFGALVLFTGIGMLFVDSDEPNQAEDVVQTEPQIKEDIEETKEIEPVTAVETPPSEEAEEVLVEEPDEPEEPTDEASSAPKMECVDFNSHEELLEYWYGNGYSADNDPHNLDEDANGIPCDSEDLINQVGSPEQSNSSVYYDNCAAVRSAGVAPIRTDDAGYGSHLDRDGDGIACEPY, from the coding sequence ATGATTGAAGCCCTCGTCATATTTATACTTTTTTTATTGGCAATTTTCTTGTTTGTGTCATTTTATGAAATAATCTTGATTATAATTGGCGTCCTCATTTTTGGTTGGGGTCTTGAAAGAAATAATAATAGCGCTAAAAATCTAATATCGATTTTCGGAGCGTTGGTTTTATTCACTGGAATAGGCATGTTGTTTGTTGACTCCGATGAGCCAAACCAAGCCGAAGATGTTGTTCAAACTGAGCCTCAGATTAAAGAAGATATTGAGGAGACGAAAGAAATAGAACCAGTAACTGCAGTTGAAACTCCACCTTCAGAAGAGGCGGAAGAAGTTTTAGTTGAAGAGCCAGATGAGCCAGAAGAACCTACTGATGAAGCCTCATCTGCCCCGAAAATGGAGTGTGTTGATTTTAACAGTCATGAAGAACTTTTGGAGTATTGGTACGGTAATGGCTACTCTGCAGATAATGACCCGCACAATCTGGACGAGGACGCGAACGGAATTCCTTGTGATTCAGAAGATTTGATAAATCAAGTCGGGTCCCCCGAGCAAAGTAATTCATCTGTTTACTATGATAACTGCGCAGCTGTTAGAAGCGCTGGCGTAGCGCCAATTAGAACGGATGATGCGGGATATGGAAGCCATCTTGATCGCGATGGCGATGGGATTGCTTGCGAGCCATATTAA
- a CDS encoding ImmA/IrrE family metallo-endopeptidase yields the protein MTRTYNNIEEYITQFLSRLGIYYPHQLNAEDIASRLGLGIYYLPFESMFIDGNFFIDIRKNDAEQWEDFGHELCHALWHAGDQAIIPISMRDYQEWKADNFAQHLCIPTFMLDRLEMPNTDKRAIWLIVETFGVTWEFAEKRLRQYMQNLMYR from the coding sequence ATGACACGGACTTATAATAATATTGAAGAATACATAACTCAATTTCTTAGCCGGTTAGGAATTTATTACCCTCACCAGCTAAATGCAGAGGATATAGCATCAAGGTTAGGGTTAGGCATTTACTATCTACCTTTTGAATCAATGTTTATTGATGGCAATTTCTTTATTGATATCCGAAAAAACGATGCTGAACAATGGGAAGATTTCGGTCATGAACTTTGTCATGCGCTATGGCATGCTGGTGATCAAGCAATCATCCCTATTTCCATGCGTGACTATCAGGAATGGAAAGCAGATAATTTTGCTCAGCATCTCTGCATTCCTACTTTTATGCTCGACAGGCTAGAGATGCCAAACACCGATAAACGTGCCATTTGGCTTATTGTTGAAACATTTGGAGTGACTTGGGAGTTTGCTGAGAAACGACTTAGACAATATATGCAAAACTTAATGTACCGATAG
- a CDS encoding tyrosine-type recombinase/integrase translates to MKCRKLPNGNWECYEEGPRDPYTNKRNPIRKQANSKTAAQIKVKESLKILESGIDGRTANRVFFQETAAEWFEVYAHSGVKKSTLRSRDSTVKLINRYIGNMLIGRITHQHIQDMLMDLHRKGSSKSQITHVKVTANFVFVHAQKQRLRLDNPVNLVIMPKRRRTVEEIESQELKEKYFEREELETFLNAARDLGLIFDEEWFYLIAFTGLRAGEVCSLKWVDIDFEESRIRITKTMDSPGAVENYELTPPKSNQSIRVVDIDSNTLSLFKRLKIKQMENRLKYRKSTDNYHDMNFVFCRPKTGYPYSAKFIYRRYLRICEKSGIGKRDGPHLLRHTHITMLTEAGIDLDTIMHRVGHADAKTTKNIYTHVTKRMKRNAPNQLKIHYGEIFGKFFEA, encoded by the coding sequence ATGAAATGCAGAAAACTGCCCAATGGCAATTGGGAATGTTACGAAGAAGGACCGCGGGATCCGTACACGAATAAACGGAACCCCATCCGCAAACAGGCAAACAGCAAAACGGCTGCGCAAATCAAGGTGAAGGAATCCTTAAAGATTTTGGAATCCGGAATCGATGGCCGGACAGCAAACCGCGTTTTCTTCCAGGAAACGGCTGCAGAATGGTTTGAAGTCTATGCACATTCCGGTGTAAAAAAGAGCACGCTGCGCAGCCGGGATTCGACGGTGAAGCTAATTAATCGTTACATAGGCAATATGCTGATTGGCAGAATTACGCACCAACACATCCAGGACATGCTGATGGATCTTCACCGGAAAGGTTCATCAAAGTCCCAGATTACGCATGTAAAAGTCACGGCGAACTTTGTCTTTGTGCATGCTCAGAAGCAACGGCTGCGGCTGGACAATCCGGTGAACCTGGTTATTATGCCGAAACGACGGCGAACAGTAGAGGAAATTGAAAGCCAGGAATTGAAAGAGAAGTATTTCGAGCGCGAAGAACTGGAAACCTTTTTAAATGCGGCCCGGGACTTAGGCTTGATCTTTGACGAGGAATGGTTTTATCTAATCGCCTTTACCGGGCTACGAGCTGGCGAAGTCTGTTCGTTGAAATGGGTGGACATTGATTTCGAGGAAAGCCGAATCCGCATCACCAAAACAATGGACAGTCCAGGAGCCGTGGAAAATTACGAATTGACCCCTCCGAAGTCGAATCAGTCGATACGAGTGGTCGACATCGACAGCAATACATTGAGTCTCTTTAAGCGCTTAAAAATTAAGCAGATGGAGAACCGGCTCAAATATCGGAAATCAACAGACAATTACCATGACATGAACTTTGTGTTCTGCCGGCCGAAGACCGGCTATCCGTACTCGGCCAAATTCATTTACCGTCGCTATCTCCGGATCTGCGAGAAGTCGGGCATCGGGAAACGAGACGGCCCTCACCTTCTCCGTCATACGCACATCACCATGCTGACAGAAGCCGGCATCGACTTGGACACGATCATGCACCGAGTTGGCCATGCGGATGCCAAGACGACAAAAAACATTTATACGCACGTCACGAAGCGGATGAAACGGAATGCGCCGAACCAACTAAAAATTCATTACGGGGAGATCTTCGGGAAGTTTTTTGAGGCCTAA
- the sucD gene encoding succinate--CoA ligase subunit alpha, with product MSVYINKDTKVLVQGITGSTALFHTKQMLEYGTKIVAGVTPGKGGTEVEGVPVFNTVQDAVKATGANVSVIYVPAPFAADAILEATEAELDMAICITEHIPVLDMVKVKRYMEGKKTRLVGPNCPGVITPDECKIGIMPGYIHKKGHVGVVSRSGTLTYEATHQLSEEGIGQSTAVGIGGDPVNGTNFIDVLKEFNEDEDTYAVVMIGEIGGTAEEEAAEWVKANMTKPVVGFIGGQTAPEGKRMGHAGAIISGGKGTAADKIKAMNAAGIEVADTPSVIGETLIKVIKEKGLYDACKTH from the coding sequence ATGAGCGTATACATTAATAAAGACACAAAAGTGCTTGTACAGGGAATTACAGGGTCAACTGCCCTTTTCCATACAAAGCAAATGCTTGAATACGGAACGAAAATCGTTGCGGGTGTAACACCAGGCAAAGGCGGAACTGAAGTAGAAGGCGTACCTGTATTCAACACAGTTCAAGATGCCGTAAAAGCAACAGGTGCTAATGTATCTGTAATTTATGTGCCGGCTCCTTTTGCTGCTGACGCAATTCTTGAAGCAACAGAAGCTGAGTTGGATATGGCAATCTGCATCACTGAGCATATTCCGGTACTGGATATGGTCAAAGTGAAGCGTTATATGGAAGGCAAGAAAACACGTCTTGTCGGACCGAACTGCCCGGGTGTCATCACTCCGGACGAATGTAAGATCGGCATTATGCCTGGTTACATTCACAAAAAAGGACATGTCGGCGTTGTTTCTCGCTCTGGTACATTGACGTATGAAGCGACTCACCAATTGTCTGAAGAAGGTATCGGCCAATCAACAGCTGTTGGTATCGGCGGAGACCCGGTCAACGGAACGAACTTTATCGATGTATTGAAAGAATTCAATGAAGATGAAGATACGTATGCGGTTGTCATGATCGGTGAAATCGGCGGAACAGCTGAAGAAGAAGCGGCAGAATGGGTTAAAGCGAATATGACTAAACCTGTTGTCGGCTTTATCGGCGGCCAAACGGCTCCAGAAGGAAAACGCATGGGTCACGCCGGTGCGATCATTTCCGGAGGCAAAGGGACTGCTGCAGACAAGATTAAAGCAATGAACGCTGCTGGAATCGAAGTTGCAGACACACCATCCGTTATTGGCGAAACTTTGATTAAAGTGATCAAGGAAAAAGGCCTCTACGACGCTTGTAAAACTCATTAA